TAGGGGGAGTACCGCCGGATGGAGGCATGCCGCCAGTAGGAGGGGAGCCACCAGAGGGAGGCATACCACCAGTGGGAGGGGAGCCGCCAGTAGAAGTACCAGTCTCTTCGCCAGTGGTGATGCCGGTTTCAGTGCCAGAGCTGGGGGGAGTACCGCTGCCAGTAGGGACGTCGCCGGTAGGGGGAGTGCCGCTAGTAGGAGGGGAGCCACCAGAGGGAGGGGAGCCACCAGTCTCAGTGCCAGTCTCCTCACCAGTTTCAGTGCCGGAGGTGGGAGGGCTACCGCCAGAAGGAGGAGTGCCGGAGGTGGGGGGAGTGCTgccagatggaggagatccgCCAGTCTCAGTGCCAGTCTCCTCGCCAGTTTCAGTGCCGGAGGTGGGAGGGGTGCCGCTGGGGGTGTCGCCAGTGGGGACATCGCCAGTAGGGGGGGTACCACTAGGAGTGCTGCCAGTGGGAGGAGTGCCGCCAGAAGGAGGAGTGCCGCTGGTGGGGGGAGTGCCACTAGTAGGAGGAGTGCTgccagatggaggagatccaCCAGTCTCGGTGCCAGTCTCCTCGCCAGTTTCAGTGCCGGAGGTGGGAGGGGTGCCGCTGGGGGTGTCCCCAGTCGGAACGTCACCAGTAGGAGGAGTGCCGCTGGTAGGCGGGGTGCCTCCTGAGGGGGGAGTACCGCCAGAGGGAGGAGTACCGCCGGAGGGAGGAGTACCTCCCTCGCAGTCTTCGCAGGTATCGGTACCCGAGCTGGGGGGAGTGCCGCCAGTGGGAGGCATGCCACCGGTGGGAGGAGTACCACCAGAAGGAGGCATACCACCAGGAGGAGTACCACCAGAAGGAGGCATACCGCCAATAGGAGGCATACCGCCAATAGGAGGCATACCACCAGGGGGCATGCTACCGCTGTCAGTGCTGCTGCCCCAGGTATTGGTGTTCGAGTTCTCATTGCTGTTGGAGTTTGAGTTGCTGTTGGAATTCTCGTTGCTGTTCGAGTTCTCGTCACAATCCTCCTCACTGCTGCCAACGCTGACACCCATGGTGTTGCCGGTTCTTTCACCAGTCGCGCATTCCTCACAGGTACTTCCGTGAAGCGATCCGATCCAATTGAGGAATGGACCGAAGGTCCGAGCCGTCAATCGACCAGCGGCCGGGTTGGAAGCTTCAAGGACCTTCCCAGGGACCGTCGAGGTACGATGATAAGTAGAAGGAACAGTCACCGGGACTGCAAGGGCTGTTGCCGTCAAGGCGACAGTAGAATAAGCGAAACGCATActgaaaagagaaaaggaaagataaTAAAGATCGTAAGATAGTCTTTTGTATAGAAAGCGAatgaaaagaagagagagatgcTGTCGAAGCTTGCTTGGATGAGGAATTGCTTCTGGAGGTCTGCGAGGCTTTATATACCTTTGATCACACCCCTTTTCAGCGATCAATTGACTTTGACAATGGCATTTGCTCGGGGAGGTTGCATTGCAACAGCTCTATTCGGGATAAACGTGATGGTTAAGATGTAGATCCAAGTTTCAAGCCGAGACAACCTCTTTAGCCTCAAACCTTTAGTAAAACTCAATTGACCAGTGGCGAGCACGGAGCTAAGCTCTGTGCTTCTAGAAGAAGCACATGTCTGTGCATGTGCATCTTTGACAGCTGGACTGAGTTCCTGTACCATCGAGGATGAGTGTATCTCGTCTCCCTTATCTTGATATGTCTCTCGACAAGCACTCAAATCGCTCTATACAATCCCATAAAGCAACACAAACCCTGACAAACCATCCGATCCTCTAAGCGAAAATCATGGTCAAGTGGACCCCTTTAGTGCCGTGTGCTCAACGGTAAACTCGAACCTATATCCCGTCCGAAACTCTTGGCCTCCCTAGTCACTGACCTGGAGAGCCCAGACCAGACGGTGGTCTCTAAACCGGGGTAGATCATGTGGTCTTGGTGAACCGTCGCAGTGAAATGCTGTTTACTATAATTAGCAGAACTCTCTAACTGCCCTAAGCACTCTTCTGACTCTCGCGGTGGACTTGCAGTCGTTATGACTAAGAGGATGTAACCTTTTCAATACGCCAGTGTCAAAGTCAAACTTGAAACTTCGCTCGGATAGCACGGCATTAAGAATCTATTCTCGGGTTTAGTTCATAATAGTGATTATTAACATTATAATCTGAATTGCATATCTGATGGTATCTAGGTCACTTGACCAGATATGCAACAAAACGAGTATAACAATCACAACCCTACAGAACACATCTAAACTCCCTCCAAAAACAACCTACACCAAAACCCCATAAAAACGATAGTAACCCACAACCAAATAAGAGAGAATAACAAACTCAAAAACCCCTACAATTGAACCCTCGAAACCCCCCAAACTCCACCCAATCCCCCATTCCATATATAGATAACCCTGAAACAAACCCCCCGATCGCGGCCAGAAAAAACCCTGAAAACTACCGTTTTACCcacaaaaaagaacaagaaaaaagtcCCCGAAAACTGCCAAGAAACCCCATCGTTTCATGCTGGCCTTATCAATAGACACTTAGACCCGAATCGGGATATTATCATGCATATTAGGTACTTCTGCGACGGGATCGGCAAACAGTGGGGATCTGGTGTTTGGGGAAAGTTTATTTTACATATTTTTTTGGCATTTGGGGTGGAATTTTGACTGGTTTTGGGTGGAATACGGTTTCAGTCGTTGGTGGACCTTGGTAGAACTGTTGTCGATCTGCCGGGGGTGATCTTGGGTTTTGGTCATAGTCGGGTTTGTTGGGTTACGGGTATGGGATTTTTTTGTATTACTTGTTGTTGTAGGTGAGGGTTTATTTTATTGTTTATTGAGGTGAGTGTCGACCTGTATTAACTTAGTAGAATGAGAGTACTTGAGATGATAATACTACATTCAGAGAAATCTAAACCTTTCATACTATAGTCTAGACCAGCCCTACATCACAAGTTCCTCAAGCTGTAAAACCTCACCATCAACGATCGGCACATCATGTCTTCGTATGCGGAAGCTCCTGCGCCGGATCAACCATCCCTGTCTCAGCATAGTACACCTCCCAATGCTCAATCAACCTCTGTAAAATCTCTGGCT
The sequence above is a segment of the Aspergillus flavus chromosome 4, complete sequence genome. Coding sequences within it:
- a CDS encoding putative nuclear pore glyco protein p62, which translates into the protein MRFAYSTVALTATALAVPVTVPSTYHRTSTVPGKVLEASNPAAGRLTARTFGPFLNWIGSLHGSTCEECATGERTGNTMGVSVGSSEEDCDENSNSNENSNSNSNSNSNENSNTNTWGSSTDSGSMPPGGMPPIGGMPPIGGMPPSGGTPPGGMPPSGGTPPTGGMPPTGGTPPSSGTDTCEDCEGGTPPSGGTPPSGGTPPSGGTPPTSGTPPTGDVPTGDTPSGTPPTSGTETGEETGTETGGSPPSGSTPPTSGTPPTSGTPPSGGTPPTGSTPSGTPPTGDVPTGDTPSGTPPTSGTETGEETGTETGGSPPSGSTPPTSGTPPSGGSPPTSGTETGEETGTETGGSPPSGGSPPTSGTPPTGDVPTGSGTPPSSGTETGITTGEETGTSTGGSPPTGGMPPSGGSPPTGGMPPSGGTPPNSGTECEACQGGNNSGNSSGSSSSSSSSSSSSSSSSSSSSSSSSSSSSSSSSSSGSSGNHASANASGPNDCAECEVSASVSPEDCEE